CCTTCAGCCCTTGGATCGTTTTCAACAAGGCCGGATCGCCGAGTGGCCGCTTATCGAAGTCGCTGACCTGAATCAAAAAGTTCTCTTGCTTGGGATCGCCAAACTCGCCGAGCTTCTCGTACTTCAGATACTTCTTGATCGTGAAGTCGGCGAAATTCCCCGAATGTCCGCACTCTTTGGGGCAAAGGGAAGTCAGTCCGCGACACAAGCGATATTCGACTTTGTTCAAAACGGCGAGCGTCTGATGAACTGCCAACCGCTCCCGCTTCTCTTTGGCCTGCTCCGTGGGTTCAGCGCCCAGCAAACCGTTCGTGCTGACCAATCCCAACAGAACGACAACCAGCCAAGAACAGCCGCCTAGTCGCAACATAGCTTGATCCTAGTAGAAGAGAGTTTGTGACGAGCTGCGATACGCCAGCATAGGGCCAGTTCAGCGGCGAAGCGAGTGGGTTCCGCAGCGGTGAGTGGGCTAGCTTGAGAAATGACAGGCACCCAAATTAGCCCGCTACTTCGCAGCGCTCGAGTGCGACTGGTGGGCCTGAGCCTACCAAGTTACATTCGAATGCTCGTTTGCGCAATTCCTGCTCAGCTTGTGGTGAATTATGAATGAAGTTTCGCGGCCTGGCACTTTTGGCCCGGCGGTTGCCACGGTACCGACAGCACCTCACTTGCCCTTGCCGCCTCAAGGTTTTAAGGCTCGCATTCTGGGCGGGCTGATTATGGTGTTGCCGGTTTTGATCACGCTGTGGGTCGTGGGCTGGCTCTTCTTTGCGCTGCGAAGTTACGTGATCGATCCACTTGCCATGTTGGTGCTGTGGACAATCCGCAAGGGGCGGTTTTCCTCGGACTTGCCCGATTGGTTCGAAATCTATGCTGCCCCGCCCATCGCGATTTTGCTCGCCCTGTTGTTGCTGTACGTGCTGGGCTTTTTTGTGCACTCCAGACTGCGGCGCGGCTTTGATGCCATCTTGCTGCGGGTTCCCATCATTTCGACCGTCTACGACGGCGTGCAGAAGATTTTTCAAACGCTCGATAAGCAGCGTACCAATCAAGGCCCGCAGCGCGTGGTGTTAATCGAGTTTCCGCATCCAGGAATGAAGGTGCCGGGATTTGTCACGGCCACTTGCCGCGATATTGAGACCCAGAAGACGTTGCTCTGCATCTATGTGCCGACCACGCCCGTGCCGACTTCGGGCTATTTTCTGTTGGTGCCCGAAGAAGATGTGACCGAGCTCAACTGGACTTCCGAACAAGCCTTGCAGACGATTGTCTCCGGCGGGCTCACCGTGCCCCCGGAAGTTCGTTACTACAAGTCAGCCCCCAAGAAGAATTTGGAACCCAGCGCCATGACAGAGTAGCCGCTACTGCGACACCACTTGCACGGAGACCTCCATCCCTGCAAAGGCATCACTGGCTCCTTCCCAGAAACCAGAGAGTGGTGAAGCCTTGTCCTGATCGCGAGCCACGGCCACCGAAACGTGCTCATTGCCGGCCAGCTTGTGATTCGTCGGGTCGTAGCCGCGCCAGCCGGCACCGGGAATGTAGATTTCGGTCCAGGCATGCGTGGCGCCATGCTGCCCTTCGCTCATCTGAATGTACCCAGTGACGAACCTCGCACCAAAACCCCAGTGACGGGCTGCTTCCATCATGAACACCGCGTAATCGCGGCAAGAACCCGTTCCCATCGCCAGCGTCTGGCAGGGGAGCTGCACTCCTGGCTCGTCGCGATGGCGGTACTGGAACGATTCGAAGATGCGCGTATTCAAGCTGTTCAGCAATTCTGCCGTGCCGATCAACTGCCCCGGACGATACAACTGCAGCAACCATTGCTGAATCGCGGGGCCGTCGTGCGGATAACTCGGCAAGCGATACTGCACCAGTTCGATCTGTTCTTCTGCGCCGTATTGAAACGGATACTGCTGGGCGCTCGGCTCGACCAGGCACTCAATGGGCCCCTCGTCATGCAATTCGACATCCACCTCGCTGAAGACTCGTAACGTCTGCCCAGGCTCAGTGAAGGTGATGATGGCAATCGAATTGCCGTAGATATCGCGGACCCAGCGCACG
Above is a window of Anatilimnocola aggregata DNA encoding:
- a CDS encoding DUF502 domain-containing protein, producing the protein MNEVSRPGTFGPAVATVPTAPHLPLPPQGFKARILGGLIMVLPVLITLWVVGWLFFALRSYVIDPLAMLVLWTIRKGRFSSDLPDWFEIYAAPPIAILLALLLLYVLGFFVHSRLRRGFDAILLRVPIISTVYDGVQKIFQTLDKQRTNQGPQRVVLIEFPHPGMKVPGFVTATCRDIETQKTLLCIYVPTTPVPTSGYFLLVPEEDVTELNWTSEQALQTIVSGGLTVPPEVRYYKSAPKKNLEPSAMTE
- a CDS encoding transglutaminase family protein, whose protein sequence is MKRIRIIHNTAYHYKTPVTFGPHRAILRPREGHDVHIAASRLEIEPAANVRWVRDIYGNSIAIITFTEPGQTLRVFSEVDVELHDEGPIECLVEPSAQQYPFQYGAEEQIELVQYRLPSYPHDGPAIQQWLLQLYRPGQLIGTAELLNSLNTRIFESFQYRHRDEPGVQLPCQTLAMGTGSCRDYAVFMMEAARHWGFGARFVTGYIQMSEGQHGATHAWTEIYIPGAGWRGYDPTNHKLAGNEHVSVAVARDQDKASPLSGFWEGASDAFAGMEVSVQVVSQ